A part of Acidimicrobiales bacterium genomic DNA contains:
- the nuoF gene encoding NADH-quinone oxidoreductase subunit NuoF yields the protein MAVTNAPKIITSRFDDPAAHTLRGYEASGGYQSLRRAVTAMTPEQVTAEVKTASLLGRGGAGFPAGVKWGFCPPGVFPRYLVVNGDESEPGTFKDRLLMERDPHQLIEGVVIAAYAVGAAQAFLYVRGEMALAQERLASALNEAYAAGYAGANVCGTDFSVDVVLHWGAGAYIVGEETALIESLEGNRGMPRLKPPYFPAAKGLYLQPTVVNNVETLSNLPWIVANGGQAFADLGEGASAGTRMFALSGHVNRPGVYEVELGKTTFRDLFEAPVYGAGIRGGRALKAFIPGGASAPWFFEEHVDLPLDKETVDKAGSMLGSGAIVVMDDTTDAVRACLRVVRFFARESCGKCTPCREGTTWLEKILERIVIGAGRPEDLDLLMDVCDNISPGIAWPPRQTTICPLGPSAVSPIASAVRRFPGEFEAYISRGTRAEVGVHA from the coding sequence ATGGCCGTCACCAACGCCCCCAAGATCATCACCTCGCGCTTCGACGACCCGGCGGCGCACACGCTGCGGGGCTACGAGGCGTCGGGCGGGTACCAGTCGCTGCGGCGAGCCGTCACCGCGATGACCCCCGAGCAGGTCACCGCCGAGGTGAAGACCGCGTCGCTGCTCGGGCGGGGCGGCGCCGGGTTCCCCGCCGGGGTCAAGTGGGGCTTCTGCCCGCCCGGCGTCTTCCCCCGCTACCTCGTCGTCAACGGCGACGAGAGCGAGCCGGGCACGTTCAAGGACCGGCTCCTGATGGAGCGCGATCCCCACCAGCTGATCGAGGGTGTGGTGATCGCGGCCTATGCCGTCGGCGCGGCCCAGGCGTTCCTCTACGTGCGGGGTGAGATGGCGCTGGCGCAGGAGCGCCTGGCGTCGGCGCTCAACGAGGCCTACGCCGCCGGCTACGCCGGCGCGAACGTGTGCGGCACCGACTTCTCGGTCGACGTGGTGCTCCACTGGGGCGCGGGGGCCTACATCGTGGGGGAGGAGACGGCGCTGATCGAGAGCCTCGAGGGCAACCGGGGCATGCCGCGACTCAAGCCGCCGTACTTCCCCGCGGCCAAGGGCCTGTACCTCCAGCCCACGGTCGTGAACAACGTGGAGACGCTGTCCAACCTCCCGTGGATCGTCGCCAACGGCGGTCAGGCCTTCGCCGACCTGGGCGAGGGCGCCTCGGCCGGCACCCGGATGTTCGCGCTGTCCGGCCACGTGAACCGACCCGGGGTGTACGAGGTCGAGCTGGGGAAGACCACCTTCCGCGACCTGTTCGAGGCACCCGTGTACGGCGCCGGGATCAGAGGGGGGCGGGCCCTCAAGGCCTTCATCCCCGGTGGCGCCTCGGCGCCGTGGTTCTTCGAGGAGCACGTCGACCTGCCGCTCGACAAGGAGACCGTCGACAAGGCCGGCTCGATGCTCGGCTCGGGCGCGATCGTCGTGATGGACGACACGACCGACGCGGTGCGGGCCTGCCTGCGGGTGGTGCGCTTCTTCGCCCGGGAGTCCTGCGGCAAGTGCACGCCGTGCCGCGAGGGCACCACGTGGCTCGAGAAGATCCTCGAGCGCATCGTCATCGGCGCAGGGAGGCCCGAGGACCTCGACCTGCTGATGGACGTGTGCGACAACATCAGCCCGGGCATCGCCTGGCCGCCGCGCCAGACGACCATCTGCCCCCTCGGGCCGTCGGCCGTGTCGCCGATCGCGTCGGCGGTGCGCCGGTTCCCCGGCGAGTTCGAGGCCTACATCAGTCGCGGCACGCGGGCGGAGGTGGGTGTCCATGCCTGA
- the nuoE gene encoding NADH-quinone oxidoreductase subunit NuoE, producing MPRLTPDNVKIAEELVARYPRPKSALIPLLHLAQEQDGWITDEAMEHIAELLGVTPAEVLGTCSFYEMFKREPVGRYLVNVCTNISCLLLGGEELLEHAEERLGVKPGGTTPDGMFTLEDVECIAACTEAPCLQVNYRYFTNLTPEALDQLLDDLRAGRLEAEVPRHGILARVRQKVGPGRWAGTGIAAQAEVDKRI from the coding sequence ATGCCGCGTCTCACGCCCGACAACGTGAAGATCGCCGAGGAGCTCGTCGCCCGCTACCCGCGCCCCAAGTCGGCGCTCATCCCGCTGCTGCACCTGGCCCAGGAGCAGGACGGCTGGATCACCGACGAGGCGATGGAGCACATCGCCGAGCTCCTCGGGGTCACGCCGGCCGAGGTGCTGGGGACGTGCAGCTTCTACGAGATGTTCAAGCGTGAACCCGTCGGGCGGTACCTCGTGAACGTGTGCACGAACATCTCGTGCCTGCTCCTCGGCGGCGAGGAGCTGCTCGAGCACGCCGAGGAGCGCCTGGGTGTGAAGCCCGGCGGCACCACGCCCGACGGGATGTTCACCCTCGAGGACGTGGAGTGCATCGCGGCCTGCACCGAGGCGCCCTGCCTGCAGGTGAACTACCGCTACTTCACCAACCTGACGCCCGAGGCTCTCGACCAGCTGCTCGACGACCTGCGCGCCGGGCGGCTCGAGGCCGAGGTGCCCCGGCACGGCATCCTCGCCCGCGTCCGCCAGAAGGTGGGCCCGGGCCGCTGGGCGGGCACGGGGATCGCCGCCCAGGCCGAGGTCGACAAGAGGATCTGA
- a CDS encoding NADH-quinone oxidoreductase subunit D → MTVVHEPHADTSEGAQEMVPRSQLGAAELMRELGSVLRLSEAEAAAAAEEEPGEDQTMLINMGPQHPSTHGVLRLMLELQGETVLRTKPIVGYLHTGMEKTAESLTFLQGGTNVTRMDYASPLFNELVFSTAVETLLEIEVPERAVWIRMLLSEMNRVSSHLLFMATNGMDIGAVSMMLFGWRDREEALRFLEQVTGLRMNHNFIRPGGVAADLPDGWRDGLARALDLLPDHLEEYDTLLTGQPIYRERLQGVGIITAQEALALGATGPILRSTGVPWDLRRDLPYLAYDQVEFDVIVGTYGDCFDRYAIRLNEIRESMGIIRQIVDRMPRGDYRIQDKKVTPPPRARIDESMEALIHHFKIFTEGFKVPEGEVYVAVESPRGELGCYLVSDGSSTPYRMHIRPPSFVNLQCLPHMMRGGLMADGVAVISSVDPIMGEVDR, encoded by the coding sequence ATGACCGTCGTGCACGAGCCCCACGCCGACACCTCCGAGGGCGCCCAGGAGATGGTGCCCCGCAGCCAGCTGGGCGCGGCCGAGCTGATGCGAGAGCTCGGCTCGGTCCTGCGGCTGTCCGAGGCCGAGGCCGCGGCCGCCGCCGAGGAGGAGCCGGGCGAGGACCAGACGATGCTCATCAACATGGGCCCGCAGCACCCGAGCACCCACGGCGTGCTGCGGCTCATGCTCGAGCTCCAGGGCGAGACGGTGCTGCGGACCAAGCCCATCGTGGGCTACCTCCACACCGGCATGGAGAAGACGGCCGAGTCCCTCACCTTCCTCCAGGGCGGGACCAACGTCACCCGCATGGACTACGCCTCGCCGCTGTTCAACGAGCTGGTGTTCTCCACCGCGGTGGAGACCCTGCTGGAGATCGAGGTGCCGGAGCGGGCCGTCTGGATCCGGATGCTGCTGAGCGAGATGAACCGCGTCTCGTCGCACCTGCTCTTCATGGCCACCAACGGCATGGACATCGGAGCGGTGTCGATGATGCTGTTCGGCTGGCGCGACCGCGAGGAGGCGCTCCGGTTCCTGGAGCAGGTGACCGGCCTGCGGATGAACCACAACTTCATCCGCCCCGGCGGGGTGGCCGCCGACCTGCCCGACGGCTGGCGCGACGGGCTCGCCCGGGCGCTCGACCTGCTCCCGGATCACCTCGAGGAGTACGACACGCTCCTCACCGGCCAGCCGATCTACCGCGAGCGGCTGCAGGGGGTGGGCATCATCACCGCCCAGGAAGCGCTGGCCCTCGGGGCCACGGGCCCGATCCTGCGCTCCACCGGCGTCCCCTGGGACCTCCGGCGCGACCTGCCGTACCTCGCCTACGACCAGGTCGAGTTCGACGTCATCGTCGGCACCTACGGCGACTGCTTCGACCGCTACGCCATCCGCCTCAACGAGATCCGCGAGTCGATGGGCATCATCCGCCAGATCGTCGATCGCATGCCCCGCGGCGACTACCGGATCCAGGACAAGAAGGTCACGCCGCCGCCGCGGGCCCGCATCGACGAGTCGATGGAGGCCCTGATCCACCACTTCAAGATCTTCACCGAGGGCTTCAAGGTGCCCGAGGGGGAGGTGTACGTGGCCGTGGAGTCGCCCCGGGGCGAGCTCGGCTGCTACCTGGTCTCGGACGGGTCGTCCACGCCGTATCGCATGCACATCCGACCGCCGAGCTTCGTGAACCTCCAGTGCCTGCCCCACATGATGCGGGGCGGGTTGATGGCCGACGGCGTGGCCGTGATCAGCTCGGTCGACCCGATCATGGGTGAGGTGGATCGCTGA
- a CDS encoding NADH-quinone oxidoreductase subunit C: protein MTDARTDDRGAAADVNPERQPEPEQVHGAPVTWSRGQRVVHPTGATYLDVIRGLIDDGFHVCVDLTAVDYLTAAGRALPDGVAPERFEVVVNLLSMQRRERVRVRVQVPEDDASLPSLFDLFPGTEAPEREVFDMFGISFEGHPDLTRILMPEDWIGHPLRKDYDIGRIPVQFKGAPEAR from the coding sequence ATGACCGACGCCCGCACCGACGACCGCGGAGCGGCCGCCGACGTCAACCCCGAGCGCCAGCCCGAGCCCGAGCAGGTCCACGGCGCCCCGGTGACGTGGTCACGCGGCCAGCGTGTGGTCCACCCCACCGGCGCCACCTACCTGGACGTGATCCGTGGCCTGATCGACGACGGGTTCCACGTGTGCGTCGACCTGACGGCCGTCGACTACCTCACGGCCGCCGGTCGCGCCCTGCCCGACGGCGTTGCCCCGGAGCGCTTCGAGGTGGTCGTGAACCTCCTGTCGATGCAGCGGCGGGAGCGCGTCCGGGTCCGGGTCCAGGTGCCCGAGGACGACGCTTCGCTGCCGTCGCTGTTCGACCTGTTCCCCGGCACCGAGGCCCCCGAGCGCGAGGTCTTCGACATGTTCGGCATCTCCTTCGAGGGGCACCCCGACCTCACCCGCATCCTCATGCCCGAGGACTGGATCGGCCATCCGCTCCGCAAGGACTACGACATCGGCCGGATCCCGGTGCAGTTCAAGGGCGCCCCCGAGGCCCGGTGA
- a CDS encoding NADH-quinone oxidoreductase subunit B: protein MADKPGLLSDGLEGLQHNFLTGTLEGLVKWARSHSTWPATFGLACCAIEMMAAGGAHYDLARFGMEVFRASPRQADLMIVAGRVSQKMAPVLRQIYDQMMEPKWVISMGVCASSGGMFNNYAIVQGVDQVVPVDVYAPGCPPGPETLLHAIVTLHGLIDSGELTRRRGASGAGAGVHVVPPAPSGVTPVRLGSPA, encoded by the coding sequence ATGGCCGACAAGCCCGGCCTGCTGTCGGACGGCCTCGAGGGCCTCCAGCACAACTTCCTCACCGGCACCCTCGAGGGCCTCGTCAAGTGGGCCCGGTCGCACAGCACCTGGCCGGCCACCTTCGGCCTGGCCTGCTGCGCCATCGAGATGATGGCCGCCGGTGGGGCGCACTACGACCTGGCCCGGTTCGGCATGGAGGTCTTCCGCGCCTCGCCCCGCCAGGCCGACCTCATGATCGTCGCCGGCCGGGTCTCGCAGAAGATGGCGCCGGTGCTGCGCCAGATCTACGACCAGATGATGGAGCCCAAGTGGGTCATCTCGATGGGCGTGTGCGCATCGAGCGGCGGCATGTTCAACAACTACGCCATCGTCCAGGGCGTCGACCAGGTCGTGCCCGTCGACGTGTACGCCCCGGGGTGCCCGCCCGGCCCCGAGACCCTCCTCCACGCCATCGTGACGCTGCACGGCCTGATCGACAGCGGTGAGCTCACCCGCCGCCGCGGGGCGAGCGGCGCCGGCGCCGGGGTGCACGTGGTGCCCCCTGCGCCGTCCGGGGTCACGCCGGTCCGGCTCGGCAGCCCGGCCTGA
- a CDS encoding NADH-quinone oxidoreductase subunit A: MDQYLPVLALVVLAGLFGGISRVASHLLAPRKPTAAKEAPYECGIVPGREAPERFPVKFYLVAMLFIMFDIEIIFLYPYAVLHRELGWFGLAAMLFFSAVFFLSFVYELAKGGLDWGPVKRVVPALGAVSSGRTAATTVRRVGLEGREAGEPGVAA; encoded by the coding sequence ATGGACCAGTACCTGCCGGTCCTGGCGCTCGTCGTGCTGGCGGGACTCTTCGGCGGGATCAGCCGGGTGGCGAGCCACCTGCTCGCGCCGCGCAAGCCGACGGCGGCCAAGGAGGCTCCGTACGAGTGCGGCATCGTCCCCGGCCGGGAGGCGCCCGAGCGCTTCCCGGTGAAGTTCTACCTGGTGGCGATGCTGTTCATCATGTTCGACATCGAGATCATCTTCCTCTACCCCTACGCGGTGCTCCACCGCGAGCTGGGGTGGTTCGGTCTGGCTGCGATGCTGTTCTTCAGCGCGGTGTTCTTCCTGTCGTTCGTCTACGAGCTGGCCAAGGGCGGTCTCGACTGGGGCCCCGTGAAGCGGGTGGTCCCCGCCCTCGGTGCGGTCTCCTCGGGCCGCACCGCGGCCACCACGGTGCGCCGGGTCGGCCTCGAGGGGCGCGAGGCCGGGGAGCCCGGGGTCGCGGCCTGA
- a CDS encoding c-type cytochrome, with protein sequence MVFANAARNIGIVVAVLALLGWLVYVFANLRRAKPEVGSEIELAPNRKPFYDDDKLETKRLDRALGWGVALLVVVGVGLPLYWLAEPGRQSGAITNFDATIAGWGEELFATTAAGGFNCAGCHGAEGIGGVANYTFTDPLTGEVRTVPWSAPALQTVLYKFSEDELRYILVYGRPFSPMSAWGLAGGGPMNDQQIDSLIEYIKSFQITPEEAQAEVQAALDTAMASGQYDSEGEALFNLTAGQGAYNCARCHTRGWSFGEPQVSGGGAFGPNLTGGSTVRQFPDVSSQVQFIQNGSENGKVYGVNGQGSGRMPGFGQILTEEQVQAIVDYERGL encoded by the coding sequence ATGGTCTTCGCCAACGCCGCCCGCAACATCGGCATCGTCGTCGCCGTCCTGGCCCTGCTCGGCTGGCTGGTCTACGTCTTCGCCAACCTGCGCAGGGCCAAGCCCGAGGTCGGGTCCGAGATCGAGCTGGCCCCCAACCGCAAGCCCTTCTACGACGACGACAAGCTCGAGACGAAGCGCCTCGACCGGGCCCTCGGCTGGGGCGTGGCCCTCCTCGTGGTGGTGGGCGTGGGGCTGCCGCTGTACTGGCTGGCCGAGCCGGGCCGCCAGTCGGGCGCCATCACCAACTTCGACGCCACGATCGCCGGCTGGGGCGAGGAGCTGTTCGCCACCACCGCCGCCGGTGGCTTCAACTGCGCCGGGTGCCACGGCGCCGAGGGCATCGGCGGTGTCGCCAACTACACCTTCACCGACCCGCTCACCGGCGAGGTGCGCACGGTGCCGTGGAGCGCCCCGGCGCTCCAGACCGTCCTCTACAAGTTCAGCGAGGACGAGCTGCGCTACATCTTGGTCTACGGCCGGCCGTTCTCGCCGATGTCGGCGTGGGGCCTGGCCGGCGGCGGCCCCATGAACGACCAGCAGATCGACAGCCTGATCGAGTACATCAAGTCGTTCCAGATCACCCCCGAAGAGGCCCAGGCCGAGGTGCAGGCCGCCCTCGACACGGCCATGGCCTCGGGCCAGTACGACAGCGAGGGCGAGGCGCTGTTCAACCTCACCGCCGGGCAGGGCGCGTACAACTGCGCCCGCTGCCACACCCGGGGCTGGTCGTTCGGCGAGCCGCAGGTGTCGGGGGGCGGGGCGTTCGGCCCGAACCTCACGGGCGGCTCCACCGTGCGCCAGTTCCCCGACGTGTCGAGCCAGGTGCAGTTCATCCAGAACGGCTCGGAGAACGGCAAGGTCTACGGGGTCAACGGCCAGGGCAGCGGGCGCATGCCCGGCTTCGGCCAGATCCTCACCGAGGAGCAGGTCCAGGCCATCGTCGACTACGAGCGGGGGCTCTGA
- a CDS encoding Rieske 2Fe-2S domain-containing protein — MILGLSGFGTAVIAFLWPQLKGGFGSKIRVGKLEDVQQAIEAGGGFYYVPEGRAWLTAYPAEALPKAEAVYPPPVLAGMREGINALYQKCPHLGCRVPECATSKWFECPCHGSQYNAAGEKKAGPAPRGMDHFAVSVDGGVVTVDTGAIFGGAPIGVNTTGQEAEGPHCVGGGGGH; from the coding sequence ATGATCCTCGGCCTGTCCGGGTTCGGGACGGCCGTGATCGCCTTCCTCTGGCCGCAGCTGAAGGGGGGCTTCGGCTCGAAGATCCGCGTCGGCAAGCTCGAGGACGTCCAGCAGGCCATCGAGGCCGGGGGCGGCTTCTACTACGTGCCCGAGGGCCGGGCCTGGCTCACCGCCTACCCGGCGGAGGCCCTGCCCAAGGCCGAGGCGGTGTACCCCCCGCCGGTGCTGGCCGGCATGAGGGAGGGCATCAACGCCCTCTACCAGAAGTGCCCGCACCTCGGCTGCCGGGTGCCCGAGTGCGCCACCTCCAAGTGGTTCGAGTGCCCGTGCCACGGCTCGCAGTACAACGCCGCCGGTGAGAAGAAGGCCGGCCCGGCCCCTCGGGGGATGGACCACTTCGCGGTGTCGGTCGACGGTGGCGTGGTCACGGTCGACACCGGCGCGATCTTCGGCGGCGCCCCGATCGGCGTCAACACCACGGGCCAGGAGGCCGAGGGCCCGCACTGCGTCGGCGGCGGGGGTGGCCACTGA
- a CDS encoding menaquinol-cytochrome c reductase cytochrome b subunit: MTEIPEHLRKRAEEAKAKAAAKSAGSAEEPAAEAAAAPSAAPSAEAPSAAESKIPAHLLERSKAAKAKAGGGGGGEQAPAAAATRAPAATAGGVATAAPPVATGPGGHTQRLLTVVRAGSIQDVKATPVDKVHTWPHLLVVEFVAALGVTAFLLVFSTFVNAPLLELANDNQTPNPSKAPWYFLGLQELLTMFHPMVAGVTIPGMGLFALMLAPYIDRNPSNKPEDRKFAVSIFTVFLMFWAVLVIIGSFFRGPGFNFVFPWRDGLFFEL; this comes from the coding sequence ATGACCGAGATCCCGGAGCACCTCCGGAAGCGCGCGGAGGAGGCGAAGGCGAAGGCTGCGGCCAAGTCGGCCGGCAGCGCCGAGGAGCCGGCCGCCGAGGCGGCTGCCGCCCCCTCGGCCGCCCCCTCGGCCGAGGCGCCGTCGGCCGCGGAGTCGAAGATCCCCGCCCACCTCCTCGAGCGCTCCAAGGCGGCCAAGGCCAAGGCGGGCGGTGGCGGGGGTGGCGAACAGGCTCCCGCAGCCGCCGCCACGCGGGCCCCGGCCGCGACCGCGGGCGGGGTGGCCACGGCCGCCCCCCCGGTCGCCACCGGCCCGGGCGGTCACACCCAGCGGCTGTTGACGGTGGTCAGGGCCGGGTCCATCCAGGACGTCAAGGCCACGCCGGTCGACAAGGTCCACACCTGGCCGCACCTCCTGGTGGTCGAGTTCGTCGCCGCCCTCGGCGTGACCGCCTTCCTGCTCGTGTTCTCCACCTTCGTGAACGCACCCCTGCTCGAGCTGGCCAACGACAACCAGACCCCGAACCCGTCGAAGGCGCCCTGGTACTTCCTCGGCCTGCAGGAGCTGCTCACCATGTTCCACCCGATGGTCGCGGGCGTGACCATCCCCGGCATGGGCCTCTTCGCGCTGATGCTGGCCCCCTACATCGACCGCAACCCCAGCAACAAGCCGGAGGACCGCAAGTTCGCCGTGTCGATCTTCACGGTCTTCCTGATGTTCTGGGCGGTGCTGGTGATCATCGGGTCGTTCTTCCGGGGTCCCGGGTTCAACTTCGTCTTCCCGTGGCGCGACGGGCTGTTCTTCGAGCTGTGA
- a CDS encoding cytochrome b N-terminal domain-containing protein, translating to MNDGSGGVGAKLGQLAEKVQGSQAWNSIFRPGSIFRKGYSDSPRNRSYVVMNSVLYHLHPVKVKRHAVKVSYTLCLGGLSFFLFILLTVTGIFLMFFYRPTTTQAWNDIYTLQTSVTFGLLVRNMHRWAAHLMVLSVFLHMARVFYHGAYKPPREFNWVIGVILLTLTLLLSFTGYLLPWDQLALWAVAVGTNMMGYTPVFGDQVRFVLLGGKEIGAETLLRWYVLHVLMLPFVIVIFMAIHFWRVRKDGGISGPL from the coding sequence ATGAACGACGGGTCCGGCGGCGTCGGCGCCAAGCTCGGGCAGCTCGCCGAGAAGGTGCAGGGCTCGCAGGCCTGGAACTCGATCTTCCGGCCGGGCTCCATCTTCCGGAAGGGCTACAGCGACAGCCCGCGGAACCGGTCCTACGTGGTCATGAACAGCGTGCTCTACCACCTCCACCCGGTGAAGGTGAAGCGGCACGCGGTGAAGGTGAGCTACACGCTGTGCCTCGGCGGGCTGAGCTTCTTCCTGTTCATCCTGCTCACCGTCACCGGCATCTTCCTGATGTTCTTCTACCGGCCCACCACGACCCAGGCGTGGAACGACATCTACACCCTGCAGACGTCGGTCACCTTCGGGCTGCTGGTGCGGAACATGCACCGATGGGCCGCGCACCTGATGGTGCTCTCGGTGTTCCTCCACATGGCCCGAGTCTTCTACCACGGGGCCTACAAGCCCCCCCGGGAGTTCAACTGGGTGATCGGCGTGATCCTGCTCACGCTCACCCTGCTGCTCTCCTTCACCGGTTACCTGCTCCCCTGGGACCAGCTGGCCCTGTGGGCCGTGGCGGTGGGCACGAACATGATGGGCTACACGCCGGTGTTCGGCGACCAGGTCCGCTTCGTGCTGCTCGGCGGCAAGGAGATCGGGGCCGAGACGCTCCTGCGGTGGTACGTGCTCCACGTGCTCATGCTCCCGTTCGTCATCGTCATCTTCATGGCCATCCACTTCTGGCGGGTCCGCAAGGACGGCGGCATCTCCGGGCCGCTGTAG
- a CDS encoding 4Fe-4S dicluster domain-containing protein, whose product MARTDANPPMPEFRDDYVLVEVDADYLAKAVKPKQFIHIDQSECIMCEGCVDICPWKCIHMVAPDAIDEAVNTEQPGADPRDHVVFLIDDDVCTRCALCVDRCPTGVIILGKAGAAVATGDRHQRTNNHGYAYGMRF is encoded by the coding sequence GTGGCCCGCACCGACGCCAACCCGCCCATGCCCGAGTTCCGCGACGACTACGTGCTGGTCGAGGTCGACGCCGACTACCTGGCCAAGGCGGTCAAGCCGAAGCAGTTCATCCACATCGACCAGTCCGAGTGCATCATGTGCGAGGGTTGCGTCGACATCTGCCCGTGGAAGTGCATCCACATGGTGGCGCCCGACGCCATCGACGAAGCGGTCAACACCGAGCAGCCGGGTGCCGACCCGCGCGACCACGTCGTGTTCCTCATCGACGACGACGTGTGCACGCGCTGCGCCCTGTGCGTCGACCGGTGCCCCACGGGGGTCATCATCCTCGGCAAGGCCGGGGCTGCGGTGGCGACGGGCGATCGCCACCAGCGCACGAACAACCACGGGTACGCCTACGGGATGCGGTTCTAG
- a CDS encoding cytochrome c encodes MTEIPEHLLRRSRDRREALGLPTTEGGESPAPASAAPAAPAPVAATAAPPAAPAAAAAVPAEPAAPTPLPPYVQAANRRVRIPFWAIPVLVLLPVWAFLYAATLDSEPPAAQGPLGLGETLYTANCVACHLGNGAGDAEGGVGRQLSDGQVLLTFPDALEQETYIKAGSSPVGEPYGAADRPGGQHVARGGMPAFEGVLTDEEIVAVTCYERITLSGAEPTPECTGEVAAGG; translated from the coding sequence TTGACCGAGATTCCCGAGCATCTGCTCCGGCGCTCCCGGGACCGTCGGGAGGCCCTGGGCCTCCCGACGACCGAGGGTGGCGAGAGCCCCGCCCCGGCGTCCGCAGCGCCGGCCGCGCCCGCGCCCGTCGCCGCCACGGCCGCACCGCCGGCGGCTCCCGCCGCCGCTGCGGCCGTTCCCGCCGAGCCCGCGGCGCCGACCCCCCTGCCGCCCTACGTCCAGGCTGCCAACCGACGGGTGCGGATCCCCTTCTGGGCCATCCCGGTGCTGGTGCTGCTGCCGGTGTGGGCCTTCCTGTACGCGGCCACGCTCGACTCCGAGCCACCCGCCGCCCAGGGGCCGCTGGGCCTCGGCGAAACCCTCTACACCGCCAACTGCGTCGCCTGCCACCTGGGCAACGGCGCCGGCGACGCCGAGGGCGGCGTCGGCCGCCAGCTCAGCGACGGGCAGGTGCTGCTCACCTTCCCCGACGCGCTCGAGCAGGAGACCTACATCAAGGCCGGCTCGTCCCCGGTCGGCGAGCCCTACGGCGCGGCCGACCGCCCCGGCGGCCAGCACGTCGCCCGGGGAGGCATGCCCGCCTTCGAGGGCGTGCTCACCGACGAGGAGATCGTGGCCGTCACCTGCTACGAGCGCATCACGCTCTCCGGTGCCGAGCCGACGCCCGAGTGCACCGGCGAGGTCGCGGCCGGGGGCTGA
- a CDS encoding geranylgeranyl reductase family protein: MSSSPRDVLVVGGGPAGSATGYWLAEAGHDVLVVEKKHFPREKTCGDGLTPRAVRQLQDMGLGDRLDDYHRYDGLRAVAHGITLELRWPDHPEFPPYGYVVRRRDLDQLVADNTVKAGAALWTGTEAVAPIVERGLVRGAVLRRQPADGGPAVTEEVRARYVVVADGANSRFGRALGTARDRRYPQGMAIRGYYESPRHDDPWIESALDLRDRSGSSLPGYGWIFPVGDGTVNVGVGLLSTFRDFKNVNTTHLMNEFAATAPAYWGISPETATCEPTGGRLPMAGSVGPKAGPTFLVVGDAAGSINPFNGEGIDYAYETGRLAADVLHEALVTGDGMALQRYPEELDRRFALYYKVARLFAVIIGKPALMRELTRVGMQSRSLMEWVLRIMANLLRDDELGPAEAAYRAVAGLVKLVPDPAA; encoded by the coding sequence ATGTCGTCGTCCCCCCGTGACGTGCTGGTGGTCGGTGGAGGACCGGCCGGCTCGGCCACCGGCTACTGGCTGGCCGAGGCCGGCCACGACGTGCTCGTCGTCGAGAAGAAGCACTTCCCCCGCGAGAAGACCTGCGGCGACGGCCTCACGCCCCGTGCCGTGCGCCAGCTGCAGGACATGGGCCTGGGCGACCGGCTCGACGACTACCACCGCTACGACGGGCTGCGGGCGGTCGCCCACGGCATCACCCTCGAGCTGCGGTGGCCCGACCATCCCGAGTTCCCGCCCTACGGCTACGTCGTCCGCCGTCGCGACCTCGACCAGTTGGTGGCCGACAACACGGTGAAGGCGGGCGCGGCCCTGTGGACCGGCACCGAGGCGGTGGCGCCGATCGTCGAGCGGGGGCTCGTGCGGGGCGCCGTGCTCCGCCGCCAGCCCGCCGACGGCGGCCCGGCCGTCACCGAGGAGGTGCGGGCCCGCTACGTGGTGGTCGCCGACGGTGCCAACTCCCGCTTCGGCCGCGCCCTCGGCACCGCTCGGGATCGCCGGTACCCGCAGGGCATGGCGATCCGCGGCTACTACGAGAGCCCCCGCCACGACGACCCGTGGATCGAGAGCGCACTCGACCTGCGCGACCGCAGCGGCAGCTCGCTCCCGGGGTACGGCTGGATCTTCCCCGTCGGCGACGGCACCGTGAACGTGGGCGTCGGCCTGCTGTCGACGTTCCGCGACTTCAAGAACGTCAACACCACACACCTCATGAACGAGTTCGCCGCGACCGCTCCGGCGTACTGGGGGATCTCTCCCGAGACGGCGACCTGCGAGCCCACCGGGGGACGCCTGCCCATGGCCGGCTCGGTCGGCCCGAAGGCGGGGCCCACGTTCCTCGTGGTCGGCGACGCGGCCGGGTCGATCAACCCCTTCAACGGGGAGGGCATCGACTACGCGTACGAGACCGGCCGGCTGGCCGCCGACGTGCTGCACGAGGCGTTGGTGACCGGTGACGGCATGGCGCTGCAGCGCTACCCCGAGGAGCTCGACCGGCGGTTCGCCCTGTACTACAAGGTCGCCCGCCTGTTCGCGGTGATCATCGGCAAGCCTGCCCTCATGCGCGAGCTCACCCGGGTCGGCATGCAGAGCCGGAGCCTCATGGAGTGGGTGCTGCGGATCATGGCCAACCTGCTCCGCGACGACGAGCTGGGCCCGGCCGAGGCCGCCTACCGGGCCGTGGCCGGCCTGGTGAAGCTGGTCCCCGACCCGGCCGCCTGA